A DNA window from Micromonospora sp. NBC_01739 contains the following coding sequences:
- a CDS encoding GmrSD restriction endonuclease domain-containing protein has protein sequence MVAAAETTLQGLLEGTRQYLVPLYQRTYSWTELQLKRIWDDVCQLARDRADHPAATHFIGSLVLAPSPATGAVGVAEYLVVDGQQRLTTLTILLCAIRDHRAEHESPKHRLRLDQQYLTNPFEEQRWLKLVPTQADRDAYVACVRSTPSNGPDNAVGRAYRFFANALKTLGDGEEPITVEQVESAVITGLALVAITAKPGDNVYRIFESLNNTGLALTQADLLRNYIFMRLPNRGQAVYDSLWRPLQQRLTPTELVLLFWLDLVHRDPKAKQTDTYAIQQARLDKLRTEADVEAEVKRFSRLGALLRVILHPAEEQDSGVRQRLGRLSAWGTTTVYPVLLHLLDRRDRGTATSEQIASAMLYLESFFVRRLLIGRSTMNINRILLAVVTEMDRELPVDEAVRRYLSTGRKHWATDASLRAMVRTMPFYLNGRASQRSLVLRWLEESYGSKEPVALEKLTIEHVLPQTLSDEWAQMLAADLDTDETTDEAHEALVHTLGNLTLTGYNTELSNKPFAAKRIALAKSGVQLSRDVADRQRWGRSEILTRADALAERIIAIWPGPFGETGNQSDVPWDVLAKALAELPAGSWTTYGDLAALIGTAPQPVGNRLANHPTLNAHRVLQAGGIVAGNFRWLEPGRNDDPRDVLRLEGVTFDQHGRADPAQRITVEELAQLAGVTPPDLPEPRARSHGDVDYASRFIEQLTASQGAAVATATAVVLDAWTTMGGTLSYGIGNETSCFLMARSKDHEYGNIWPVTFYPNGKCEVVFQHLSIRTPFDDLALREELRQRLNQLPDVQIAAARLALRPGFPMTVLADAEARYALLDHLRWFYDQAQISTSDDAALV, from the coding sequence ATGGTCGCGGCTGCGGAGACCACGCTGCAGGGTCTGCTGGAAGGCACCAGGCAGTACCTGGTGCCGCTCTATCAACGGACATATTCGTGGACCGAGCTTCAGCTGAAGCGGATCTGGGACGACGTCTGCCAACTCGCCAGGGACCGGGCCGACCACCCGGCCGCCACCCACTTCATCGGCTCGCTGGTGCTCGCGCCCAGCCCGGCCACAGGCGCGGTCGGCGTCGCCGAGTACCTGGTCGTGGATGGTCAGCAGCGGCTCACCACGCTGACCATCCTGCTCTGCGCCATCCGTGACCACCGGGCCGAGCACGAGAGCCCGAAACACCGGCTCCGGCTCGACCAGCAGTATCTGACCAACCCGTTCGAGGAGCAGCGCTGGTTGAAGCTGGTCCCCACCCAGGCCGACCGGGACGCGTACGTGGCCTGCGTGAGGTCGACGCCGTCTAACGGCCCGGACAACGCGGTGGGCCGGGCGTACCGGTTCTTTGCCAACGCCTTGAAGACCCTCGGTGACGGCGAGGAGCCGATCACCGTCGAGCAGGTCGAGAGTGCGGTGATCACCGGACTGGCGTTGGTCGCGATCACCGCCAAGCCCGGTGACAACGTCTACCGGATCTTCGAGTCGCTGAACAACACCGGGCTGGCGCTCACCCAGGCCGACCTGCTGCGCAACTACATCTTCATGCGGCTGCCCAACCGGGGGCAGGCCGTCTACGACTCACTCTGGCGGCCACTGCAGCAGCGGCTCACCCCGACCGAGCTGGTCCTGCTCTTCTGGCTCGACCTGGTCCACCGCGACCCGAAGGCCAAGCAGACCGACACGTACGCGATCCAGCAGGCCCGCCTCGACAAGCTGCGCACCGAAGCGGACGTCGAAGCGGAGGTGAAGCGGTTCAGCCGGCTCGGTGCGCTCCTGCGGGTGATCCTGCACCCGGCTGAGGAACAGGACTCGGGCGTACGGCAGCGGCTGGGGCGTCTCAGCGCGTGGGGCACCACCACCGTCTACCCGGTGCTGCTGCACCTGCTCGACCGTCGGGACCGGGGCACGGCGACCTCCGAGCAGATCGCCTCCGCGATGTTGTACCTGGAGAGCTTCTTTGTCCGGCGGCTGCTGATCGGCCGCAGCACTATGAACATCAATCGCATTCTGCTCGCCGTGGTCACCGAGATGGACCGGGAACTGCCGGTCGACGAGGCAGTGCGCAGGTACCTTTCGACGGGCCGCAAACACTGGGCTACCGACGCGAGCCTGCGAGCCATGGTGCGGACCATGCCGTTCTACCTCAACGGTCGGGCCAGCCAGCGCAGCCTGGTGCTGCGCTGGCTGGAGGAGTCCTACGGCAGCAAGGAACCGGTGGCGCTGGAGAAGCTGACCATCGAACACGTGCTGCCGCAGACCCTCAGCGACGAGTGGGCGCAGATGCTCGCCGCTGACCTCGACACCGACGAGACCACCGACGAGGCGCACGAGGCGCTCGTGCACACCCTGGGGAACCTGACCCTCACCGGCTACAACACGGAGCTGAGTAACAAGCCGTTCGCCGCCAAGCGGATCGCTCTGGCCAAGAGCGGTGTTCAGCTGAGCCGGGACGTCGCCGATCGGCAGCGGTGGGGCCGCTCGGAAATCCTGACACGGGCCGACGCCCTCGCCGAACGGATCATTGCCATCTGGCCGGGTCCCTTCGGCGAGACTGGCAACCAGTCCGACGTGCCCTGGGATGTGCTGGCGAAGGCACTCGCCGAGCTACCGGCCGGCTCGTGGACCACCTACGGCGATCTGGCGGCCCTGATTGGTACGGCGCCGCAACCGGTGGGGAACCGGCTGGCAAACCATCCGACCCTCAACGCCCATCGGGTGCTCCAGGCCGGCGGGATCGTCGCGGGTAACTTCCGGTGGCTCGAACCCGGCCGTAACGACGACCCTCGTGACGTGTTGCGCCTCGAGGGCGTGACGTTCGACCAGCACGGCCGCGCCGACCCGGCCCAGCGCATCACAGTCGAGGAGTTGGCGCAGCTCGCCGGGGTGACGCCACCCGATCTGCCCGAGCCGCGAGCCCGCTCTCACGGCGACGTCGACTACGCCTCGCGGTTCATCGAGCAGCTCACCGCGTCCCAGGGGGCGGCGGTCGCCACGGCCACCGCCGTCGTGCTCGACGCGTGGACCACGATGGGCGGCACCCTTTCCTACGGGATCGGCAACGAGACCTCCTGCTTCCTCATGGCCCGAAGCAAGGATCACGAGTACGGCAACATCTGGCCGGTGACGTTCTACCCCAATGGGAAGTGCGAGGTCGTTTTTCAGCACCTCAGTATCCGTACGCCGTTCGACGACCTGGCCCTGCGGGAGGAACTGCGGCAGCGGTTGAACCAGTTGCCGGATGTCCAGATCGCCGCTGCCAGGCTTGCCCTGCGGCCGGGCTTCCCGATGACGGTCCTCGCCGACGCCGAGGCCCGGTACGCACTGCTCGACCACCTGCGCTGGTTCTACGACCAGGCGCAGATCAGCACCTCCGACGATGCAGCCCTGGTTTAG
- a CDS encoding UvrD-helicase domain-containing protein, which produces MPQLAFASSFWQSYDVLEKPVKAGVRKAMEKFQQLTVAGLHADKGLHLESVNNARDPRMRTIRITDFWRGVVLAPDDGSDTFLLIKVVPHDDAYTWAAKRLYTVNSATRALEVRNVVAIEQLTPALEQAAAQAPRLLFAKHSDTVLRDLGIDDQVLRAVRTIVDKSQLEAFGTLLPEDQFEVLQYLAEGFSPDEVYRDLVTARRPADATPEPSESLELAIANTASRITLVTSPDELAEILDKPFAAWRVFLHPSQRRVAYRVSYTGPAQVTGGPGTGKTVAALHRVKHLLSRTPEGRVLLTTYTNALAANLRENLALLLGDEQQLSRVEVTTVNAVANRTVRALAGRVPTPIGDLDERQVWRRVCRKLTLPFTEQFLAQEFRHVILAQDVRDREAYRAASRRGRGTALGTRQRDRVWDAVELFQKELSAAGSATHLQVCARAADLLGETDLTEYGYRHVVVDEAQDLHPAQWRVLRAVVSPGPDDLFITGDPHQRIYDSRVSLAALGISVTGRSSRLRINYRSTEEILSWSTTVLVGSRVEDLGGEGEDSLTGYRSLLHGKRPTAQGHPSSQAEIAALIKRVGEWLDQGIGPSEIAVCARFNTTLSSVQSELDAAGIPSVRVRDQPGAEVDGVRLATMHAMKGLEFRCVAMVGVTAKAIPFAKEVTPPEVDPVQHDNDLLRERCLLFVASTRAREALHVSWSGQPSPFLSSVSTVR; this is translated from the coding sequence GTGCCGCAGCTCGCCTTCGCCAGCAGTTTCTGGCAGAGCTACGACGTGCTGGAAAAGCCGGTAAAGGCCGGCGTACGCAAGGCGATGGAGAAGTTTCAGCAGCTCACCGTCGCCGGGTTGCACGCCGACAAGGGGCTGCACCTGGAGTCGGTGAACAATGCCCGCGACCCACGGATGCGGACCATCCGGATCACCGACTTCTGGCGCGGGGTGGTGCTCGCGCCCGACGACGGTAGCGACACCTTCCTGCTGATCAAGGTGGTGCCGCACGACGACGCGTACACCTGGGCCGCGAAGCGGCTCTACACGGTCAACAGCGCGACGCGGGCGTTGGAGGTCCGCAACGTCGTGGCCATCGAGCAGCTCACCCCGGCGTTGGAGCAGGCCGCCGCGCAGGCACCGCGCCTGCTGTTCGCCAAGCATTCCGACACGGTGTTGCGCGATCTCGGCATCGACGATCAGGTGCTGCGGGCGGTACGCACGATCGTCGACAAGTCGCAACTGGAGGCGTTCGGCACGCTGCTGCCGGAGGACCAGTTCGAGGTGTTGCAGTACCTCGCCGAGGGGTTCAGCCCGGACGAGGTCTACCGCGACCTGGTGACCGCGCGCCGGCCGGCCGACGCAACGCCGGAGCCGAGCGAGAGCCTGGAACTCGCCATCGCGAACACCGCCAGCCGGATCACCCTGGTCACCAGCCCGGACGAGCTCGCCGAGATCCTCGACAAGCCGTTCGCCGCCTGGCGGGTGTTCCTGCACCCCTCGCAGCGGCGGGTCGCCTACCGGGTTTCGTACACCGGGCCGGCGCAGGTGACCGGGGGGCCGGGCACCGGAAAGACGGTGGCGGCGCTGCACCGAGTCAAGCATCTGCTTTCCCGTACGCCCGAGGGGCGGGTGCTGCTCACCACCTACACCAATGCTCTGGCGGCGAACCTGCGGGAGAACCTGGCGTTGCTGCTCGGCGACGAGCAGCAGCTGTCGCGGGTGGAGGTGACCACGGTCAACGCCGTCGCCAACCGGACCGTACGCGCCCTCGCCGGCCGGGTGCCGACGCCGATCGGCGATCTCGACGAGCGGCAGGTCTGGCGGCGGGTGTGCCGCAAGCTGACGCTGCCCTTCACCGAGCAGTTCCTGGCCCAGGAGTTCCGGCACGTCATCCTCGCCCAGGACGTGCGTGACCGGGAGGCGTACCGGGCGGCCAGCCGGCGCGGCCGGGGGACCGCGCTGGGCACCCGGCAGCGCGACCGGGTGTGGGACGCGGTGGAGCTGTTCCAGAAGGAACTGTCGGCCGCCGGCAGCGCCACCCACCTGCAGGTCTGCGCGCGGGCGGCGGATCTGCTCGGCGAGACCGACCTGACCGAGTACGGCTACCGGCATGTGGTGGTCGACGAGGCGCAGGACCTGCACCCGGCGCAGTGGCGGGTGCTGCGTGCCGTCGTGTCACCCGGCCCGGACGACCTGTTCATCACCGGCGATCCGCATCAGCGGATCTACGACTCCCGGGTCTCACTCGCCGCCCTCGGCATCTCGGTCACCGGCCGCAGCAGCCGACTGCGGATCAACTACCGCAGCACCGAGGAGATCCTCTCCTGGTCCACAACGGTGCTCGTTGGGTCGCGGGTCGAGGACCTCGGTGGCGAGGGCGAGGACAGCCTTACCGGCTACCGGTCGCTGCTGCACGGCAAGCGACCCACCGCGCAGGGTCACCCCTCGTCGCAGGCCGAGATCGCCGCGCTGATCAAGCGGGTGGGGGAGTGGCTCGACCAGGGCATCGGGCCGAGCGAGATCGCCGTGTGCGCCCGGTTCAACACCACCCTGAGCAGCGTGCAAAGCGAACTGGACGCTGCCGGAATTCCGTCGGTCCGGGTCCGCGACCAGCCCGGCGCGGAAGTCGACGGCGTACGGCTGGCCACCATGCATGCGATGAAGGGCCTGGAGTTCCGCTGCGTCGCGATGGTCGGTGTCACGGCGAAGGCGATCCCCTTCGCCAAGGAGGTCACGCCACCCGAGGTGGACCCGGTGCAGCACGACAACGATCTGCTACGCGAGCGCTGCCTCCTCTTCGTGGCCAGCACCCGAGCCCGCGAAGCCCTGCACGTCTCCTGGAGCGGACAACCCAGCCCGTTCCTGTCATCTGTCTCGACCGTCCGGTAA
- a CDS encoding serpin family protein: MVSRRSILRTVPLAAAALTATPAHARSSTSTDPVRVPPDPATMAAAATAVRGFSADLYRELASSRPGGNMVCSPYSVGLALAMARAGAGSTTAAEMDAVLHAPHPRPGALDSGLNTVEQTLATRYQDGDGVARPLLTTANALWTRLGLGLRPGFQDTLAGYYGAAPHPVDFGGAPEAARQEINTWVSDRTNAKIPELLPIGAVSPGTKLILTNTTYLKAAWRYQFVPALTATESFTRDDGSVVGVPMMRGPFAGMGYQVGDGWRAVDVPFAGDRLGMAIVMPTGDDLAAIEANLDGAWLSALLTGFGGATVQLRMPRWTFRLPVQLAAALSNLGMSTAFTPQADLSGMTTDSSLYIDDVLHETFIAVNEKGAEAAGATAIIIPPPSIPQGPQFFVNRPFLYVIHDWYTGVPFFLGRVHDPLVSA; this comes from the coding sequence ATGGTCTCGCGTCGATCGATACTGCGGACCGTGCCGCTCGCGGCCGCCGCACTCACCGCCACCCCAGCCCACGCCCGTTCCTCCACCTCGACGGATCCGGTACGCGTACCTCCCGATCCTGCCACGATGGCCGCCGCCGCGACCGCCGTACGCGGCTTCTCGGCCGACCTCTACCGCGAGTTGGCGTCGAGCCGTCCCGGCGGCAACATGGTCTGTTCGCCGTACTCGGTCGGGCTCGCGCTGGCGATGGCCAGGGCGGGGGCCGGCTCGACCACGGCGGCGGAGATGGACGCCGTGCTGCACGCACCGCATCCCCGACCGGGCGCGCTCGACAGCGGGCTCAACACGGTCGAACAGACCCTGGCCACCCGCTACCAGGACGGCGACGGAGTCGCCCGGCCGCTGCTGACCACGGCCAACGCCCTGTGGACCCGGCTCGGTTTGGGCCTGCGGCCCGGGTTTCAGGACACCCTGGCCGGCTACTACGGTGCCGCGCCGCACCCGGTCGACTTTGGTGGCGCGCCGGAAGCGGCCCGCCAGGAGATCAACACCTGGGTCTCGGACCGGACCAACGCGAAGATCCCCGAGCTGTTGCCGATCGGTGCGGTCAGCCCCGGCACCAAGTTGATTCTCACCAACACGACCTATCTCAAGGCGGCGTGGCGGTACCAGTTCGTTCCGGCGTTGACCGCGACCGAGTCGTTCACCCGGGATGACGGCAGCGTGGTCGGCGTACCGATGATGCGGGGGCCGTTCGCCGGGATGGGCTACCAGGTCGGCGACGGGTGGCGGGCGGTCGATGTGCCGTTCGCGGGGGACCGGCTGGGCATGGCCATCGTCATGCCGACCGGGGACGATCTCGCCGCGATCGAGGCGAACCTCGACGGGGCCTGGCTGAGCGCGCTGCTGACCGGGTTCGGCGGTGCCACCGTCCAACTGCGGATGCCCCGGTGGACCTTCCGGCTGCCGGTGCAGTTGGCTGCCGCGCTGAGCAACCTCGGCATGTCCACGGCGTTCACCCCGCAGGCCGACCTGAGCGGCATGACCACCGATTCGTCCCTGTACATCGACGACGTGCTGCACGAGACGTTCATCGCGGTGAACGAGAAGGGCGCCGAGGCGGCAGGCGCGACGGCCATCATCATCCCGCCGCCGTCCATCCCGCAGGGGCCGCAGTTCTTCGTCAACCGGCCCTTCCTGTACGTCATCCACGACTGGTACACCGGCGTACCGTTCTTCCTCGGCCGGGTCCACGACCCACTGGTCAGCGCGTAG
- a CDS encoding nSTAND1 domain-containing NTPase: MAGHGGDPLRADRVSSARTAVAEAVRRGGSALRRASAPALVGLLVAGAAVPVAAAGTVTGPMLLAGAGVLGSVGANVLTEVLTRLTERLRPDGGPPDPVRLQQALAERIEAAFASQDEESRQLRTEAAELLGRVGAIEVALRTAIELGDRELQHTLAVSLSRLSGEFGEFGFVLAAVRDSMWQIEQELRGIREHGRAEQERSRELALSVRRILDTVERVEARTRDAGASDTGPAARWSGNPYLGLSPFDERHAEVFYGRRELVARLLQRLGEQLEVGGPLLVIGASGAGKSSLLRAGLLPQLAAGRLVAGSAAWPRRVFTPTASPLRELALHLADLAGLDAGSVLVSLRDDPDRAALIATQALRAVGVDQGRLVLVVDQFEELFTLAAAGPEPDRRAFVQALEAMARPAPDSTEASALVVLAVRADFLDPLMTLAGLREAVQQGPFTVGPMSESELTAAIAGPAAEAGVLVAPELLEAVLHDLRGAGGFDVGVLPLLSEAMRVTWEHREGDRLTVLGYRRAGGVSGAVQTSAEAVYGRLDEDLRATARSVFTCLTVPTRDGRLVRRRMDRADLHRLCGETDRVDRVVDAFTGQRLLIAADQGIEISHDALLATWSRLRTWLESDRADRTRQHELLAAADAWEQHDRNASYLYVGDQLITVVRAVARWQADPERHPALTATATEFLDRSLRAQQRSRRARQVTVGALVLLLLASLTAAGLAVRGQREARQQQRAATAGALLDQAEKLRDNAPQLALMLALAADRLHHDRSSTASLVASLLAPYAGTLTGHRGAVTALSFRPDGRLLATSGADGRVLLWDPESMRKIGEFDGTPRVDAVTFSPDGRTLAAGNGNGTIALWDVADPAEPRRIATATGQPAVVSSVAYSPDGGRLAVGDSGGGLTLWEVTDPTRPRRAADLSGHSGWWVSAVAFSPDGRTLVSGDLGGQAFVWDAVRARRVGQLTGHRDGVGAFGFGPDGRRLASGGGDGILLWDLTDPARPKRIGELTGPTGSVRALRVSGPDGQYVIGVGADRSVRRWDVTDPARQIRTTLVSATRTTWVNAVAVSPDGQTVATASADSTVVLWRGGAGAGLSVQYRLGGHDGEVHAVRFRSDGRLLATGGADGRTNLWDLAEGVQPRRRGPLAAHPGGVHAVDFSPDGRILATGGQDGAALWDLVTDAAREVARLPGHPGPVTSVAFRPDRDTGRLLAVGGGDGMTALWDVTDPAAARRLGAFGGHLAGVSTVAFSPDGETLAVGSFDGTATLWAVGDPSQPRQLSRLTSHTNQVTTLAFAPTGDTLATGSLDTSVMLWDVRDPTRPTVIGAPLPNHTSWVRALAFSPDGRHLATGSNDQSTALVEVSDPARPQGLIGARSQRAVILGVAFSPDSRTLATGGADNLVYLWSLAEVAEAQADPVTQACTRAGRGLDHREWARHVPNLPYEQTCP, translated from the coding sequence ATGGCCGGCCATGGGGGCGATCCGCTGCGAGCGGACCGGGTTTCGTCGGCACGCACCGCTGTGGCGGAGGCCGTGCGGCGTGGTGGCTCCGCCCTGCGCCGGGCTTCGGCACCCGCGCTGGTCGGGCTGTTGGTCGCCGGGGCGGCGGTGCCGGTGGCGGCGGCCGGGACGGTGACCGGCCCGATGCTGCTGGCCGGGGCCGGGGTGCTGGGCTCGGTCGGGGCCAACGTGCTGACCGAGGTGCTGACCCGGCTGACCGAGCGACTGCGCCCCGATGGCGGGCCACCCGATCCTGTGCGCCTCCAGCAGGCGCTGGCGGAACGGATCGAGGCCGCCTTCGCCAGCCAGGACGAGGAGTCCCGGCAACTGCGTACCGAGGCCGCCGAGCTGCTGGGCCGGGTGGGCGCGATCGAGGTGGCGCTGCGTACCGCAATCGAGCTGGGCGACCGCGAACTCCAGCACACCCTCGCGGTGTCGTTGTCCCGGTTGAGCGGCGAGTTCGGCGAGTTCGGCTTCGTCCTGGCCGCCGTACGCGACTCGATGTGGCAGATCGAGCAGGAGTTGCGGGGCATCCGGGAACACGGGCGGGCCGAGCAGGAACGCTCCCGTGAGCTGGCCCTGTCGGTGCGGCGGATCCTGGACACCGTTGAGCGGGTGGAGGCACGTACCCGGGACGCGGGTGCCTCCGACACCGGCCCGGCCGCCCGGTGGAGCGGCAATCCGTACCTCGGGTTGTCCCCGTTCGATGAACGGCACGCCGAGGTCTTCTACGGCCGCCGCGAGCTGGTGGCCCGGCTGCTGCAACGGCTGGGTGAGCAGTTGGAGGTGGGCGGCCCGCTGCTGGTCATCGGCGCCTCCGGGGCGGGCAAGTCGTCGCTGCTGCGGGCCGGGCTGCTCCCCCAGCTCGCCGCCGGGCGACTGGTGGCCGGCTCGGCGGCCTGGCCCCGGCGGGTGTTCACCCCGACGGCGTCCCCGCTGCGTGAACTCGCCCTGCACCTGGCCGACCTCGCCGGCCTCGACGCGGGGTCGGTGCTTGTCTCCCTGCGCGACGACCCCGATCGGGCCGCGCTGATCGCCACCCAGGCCCTGCGCGCCGTCGGGGTGGACCAGGGCCGCCTGGTGCTGGTGGTGGACCAGTTCGAGGAGTTGTTCACGCTGGCCGCAGCAGGCCCGGAACCCGATCGGCGGGCCTTCGTGCAGGCCCTGGAGGCGATGGCCCGGCCCGCGCCCGACTCGACGGAGGCGTCGGCGCTGGTGGTGCTGGCCGTCCGGGCCGACTTCCTCGACCCGCTGATGACTCTCGCCGGGTTACGCGAGGCGGTGCAGCAGGGCCCCTTCACGGTCGGCCCGATGAGCGAGTCCGAGCTGACCGCGGCGATCGCCGGCCCGGCCGCCGAGGCCGGGGTCCTGGTGGCCCCGGAACTGCTGGAGGCGGTCCTGCACGACCTGCGCGGGGCCGGCGGCTTCGACGTCGGGGTCCTGCCGCTGCTGTCCGAGGCGATGCGGGTCACCTGGGAGCATCGCGAGGGTGACCGGCTGACCGTGCTCGGCTACCGCCGCGCCGGTGGTGTCTCCGGGGCGGTGCAGACCAGCGCGGAGGCGGTGTACGGACGCCTCGACGAGGACCTGCGCGCCACCGCCCGGTCGGTGTTCACCTGCCTGACCGTGCCCACCCGGGACGGCCGCCTGGTCCGCCGCAGGATGGACCGGGCGGATCTGCACCGACTCTGCGGCGAGACCGATCGGGTCGACCGGGTCGTCGACGCGTTCACCGGGCAACGGTTGCTGATAGCGGCCGACCAGGGCATCGAGATCAGCCATGACGCCCTGCTGGCCACCTGGTCGAGACTGCGCACCTGGCTCGAATCCGACCGCGCCGACCGTACCCGGCAGCATGAACTCCTCGCCGCGGCCGACGCCTGGGAGCAGCACGACCGCAACGCCTCCTACCTGTATGTCGGGGACCAGCTCATCACCGTCGTACGCGCGGTGGCCCGGTGGCAGGCCGACCCGGAGCGGCATCCGGCGCTGACGGCCACCGCGACGGAATTCCTCGACCGCAGCCTCCGCGCCCAGCAACGAAGCCGACGGGCCCGCCAGGTCACCGTCGGCGCGTTGGTGCTCCTCCTGCTCGCCTCGCTGACCGCGGCGGGCCTGGCGGTACGCGGTCAACGCGAGGCCCGACAGCAGCAGCGGGCCGCCACCGCCGGGGCCCTGCTCGACCAGGCGGAGAAACTGCGGGACAACGCGCCGCAGCTAGCCCTCATGCTCGCGCTGGCCGCCGACCGGCTGCACCATGACCGCTCCAGCACCGCCAGCCTGGTCGCCTCCCTGCTGGCGCCGTACGCCGGCACCCTGACCGGACACCGGGGCGCGGTCACCGCCCTGAGCTTCCGTCCCGACGGCCGACTGCTGGCGACCAGCGGCGCGGACGGCCGGGTGCTGCTCTGGGACCCCGAGTCGATGCGCAAGATCGGCGAGTTCGACGGGACCCCCCGGGTGGACGCGGTGACCTTCAGCCCGGACGGGCGCACCCTGGCCGCCGGCAACGGCAACGGCACGATCGCCCTCTGGGATGTCGCGGACCCCGCTGAGCCCCGCCGGATCGCCACGGCCACCGGCCAACCGGCCGTGGTGTCCAGCGTCGCGTACAGCCCCGACGGGGGCCGGTTGGCCGTCGGCGACAGCGGCGGCGGATTGACCCTCTGGGAGGTGACCGATCCGACCCGACCACGACGGGCCGCCGATCTGAGCGGCCACTCCGGCTGGTGGGTTAGCGCGGTCGCCTTCAGTCCGGACGGGCGGACCCTGGTCAGCGGCGACCTCGGCGGCCAGGCGTTCGTCTGGGACGCCGTACGGGCCCGCCGGGTAGGACAACTGACCGGTCACCGTGACGGCGTCGGCGCCTTCGGTTTCGGTCCGGACGGCCGTCGGCTGGCCAGCGGCGGCGGGGACGGCATCCTGCTGTGGGACCTGACCGACCCGGCCCGGCCGAAGCGGATCGGTGAGCTCACCGGACCCACCGGCAGCGTACGCGCCCTGCGGGTGTCCGGCCCCGACGGGCAGTACGTGATCGGCGTCGGGGCGGACCGCTCCGTACGGCGCTGGGACGTCACCGATCCGGCCCGTCAGATCCGCACTACCCTGGTGTCGGCCACCCGGACGACCTGGGTCAACGCGGTAGCGGTGAGTCCCGACGGGCAGACCGTGGCCACCGCGAGCGCGGACAGCACGGTGGTCCTCTGGCGCGGGGGCGCCGGTGCCGGGCTCAGCGTCCAGTACCGACTGGGCGGTCACGACGGGGAGGTCCATGCGGTCCGGTTCCGCAGCGACGGGCGGTTGCTGGCCACGGGCGGCGCGGACGGTCGGACGAACCTGTGGGACCTGGCCGAAGGGGTGCAGCCACGCCGACGCGGCCCGTTGGCCGCACACCCCGGGGGCGTGCACGCGGTGGACTTCAGCCCGGACGGGCGGATCCTCGCCACCGGCGGCCAGGACGGCGCCGCCCTCTGGGACCTCGTCACCGACGCCGCCCGGGAGGTGGCCCGGCTGCCCGGCCATCCCGGACCGGTGACCTCGGTGGCGTTCCGCCCGGATCGGGACACCGGGCGGTTGCTCGCCGTCGGCGGCGGGGACGGCATGACCGCCCTCTGGGATGTCACCGACCCGGCGGCGGCCCGCCGGCTCGGCGCGTTCGGCGGCCACCTGGCCGGGGTGTCCACGGTGGCGTTCAGCCCGGACGGCGAGACCCTGGCGGTGGGCAGCTTCGACGGCACGGCGACCCTCTGGGCGGTGGGCGACCCCAGCCAGCCCCGCCAGTTGAGCCGACTCACCTCGCACACCAATCAGGTCACCACGCTGGCCTTCGCCCCGACCGGGGACACCCTGGCCACCGGCAGCCTGGACACCAGCGTGATGCTCTGGGACGTACGCGACCCGACCCGGCCCACCGTGATCGGCGCGCCGCTGCCCAACCACACCAGTTGGGTACGCGCCCTCGCGTTCAGCCCCGACGGACGCCATCTGGCCACCGGCAGCAACGACCAGTCGACCGCCCTGGTGGAGGTCAGCGACCCGGCCCGGCCGCAGGGGCTGATCGGCGCCCGCAGCCAACGCGCCGTCATCCTCGGTGTCGCCTTCAGCCCGGACAGCCGCACCCTGGCCACCGGCGGGGCGGACAACCTCGTCTACCTGTGGTCCCTCGCCGAGGTCGCCGAGGCCCAGGCCGACCCGGTGACGCAGGCCTGCACCCGGGCCGGGCGGGGACTCGACCACCGGGAGTGGGCACGCCATGTGCCCAACCTGCCGTACGAGCAGACCTGCCCGTGA